From a region of the Impatiens glandulifera chromosome 4, dImpGla2.1, whole genome shotgun sequence genome:
- the LOC124935281 gene encoding transcription factor BOA-like, translating into MEWEAGLPSLDDLIPLSQCLISPELKSAFNIDPDPCMTIFDVHQVSRHTLAMFQPQDQQLSSCNNFDLNLLPLEDGEAVNGIAVEGQNKNLLKKDDSKSKILLKINACTEGEDLSLRMDNRIDDSKKTSKRQRIVWTPQLHKRFIDVVDHIGIQNAVPNTIIQMMNVEGLTRDNVASHLQKYRLYLNKKH; encoded by the coding sequence ATGGAATGGGAAGCAGGACTTCCTAGTCTAGACGATTTAATACCTTTATCTCAATGTTTAATTTCTCCTGAGCTGAAGTCCGCCTTCAACATAGATCCAGATCCATGTATGACCATCTTCGATGTTCATCAAGTGTCTCGACATACTTTGGCGATGTTTCAACCACAAGATCAACAATTATCCTCCTGCAATAATTTTGATCTTAATCTTCTACCATTGGAGGATGGAGAGGCAGTGAATGGTATAGCTGTGGAAGGACAAAACAAGAATTTGTTAAAGAAAGATGATTCAAAATCGAAAATTTTGTTGAAGATCAATGCTTGCACTGAAGGAGAAGACTTATCATTGCGTATGGATAATAGAATCGATGATTCTAAGAAGACGTCGAAGCGACAGCGCATAGTGTGGACGCCACAACTTCATAAGAGATTTATTGACGTTGTGGATCATATAGGTATTCAGAACGCGGTCCCAAATACTATTATTCAAATGATGAATGTTGAAGGTTTAACCCGCGATAACGTCGCGAGTCATCTTCAAAAGTATCGATTGTATTTGAACAAGAAGCACTGA
- the LOC124935282 gene encoding transcription factor LUX-like, whose product MEYKGGDGTGDEDRVKMEWEIGLPTHEELIPINHCLISPKLAYAFGIVLEPCINQASQDTLASLGSGSGSQSKPLSTEDGSESRKRRKLRSIDVYTEETDLSLDLNRGRLVWTPQIHKRFTDVVAHLGIKDADPKTIIKLMNVEGLTRENISTHLQKYRLYLDRMERLSNEETSSNHLFAFILVLLLALLQTAVEARLLLAFLHTTAEARLLLALFQAAVEASLLSTLLQADVEARLLQLALL is encoded by the exons ATGGAATATAAGGGAGGCGATGGAACTGGAGATGAGGATCGAGTGAAGATGGAATGGGAAATAGGTCTTCCCACTCACGAAGAACTAATACCTATAAATCATTGCTTGATTTCTCCCAAGTTGGCGTATGCTTTCGGCATAGTGTTAGAGCCCTGCATCAATCAAGCGTCGCAAGATACTTTGGCGAGTCTCGGGTCAGGGTCAGGGTCACAGTCAAAACCGCTGTCTAC GGAGGATGGTTCAGAGTCGAGGAAGCGGAGGAAGCTGCGGAGTATCGATGTTTACACAGAAGAAACAGACTTGTCACTAGATCTGAATCGAGGGAGACTAGTTTGGACGCCACAGATTCACAAGAGATTCACTGATGTTGTGGCTCATTTAGGTATAAAAGATGCAGATCCAAAGACTATTATAAAGTTGATGAACGTGGAAGGTTTAACTCGCGAGAATATCTCGACTCATCTTCAAAAGTATCGATTGTATTTGGACAGGATGGAG AGACTATCCAATGAGGAAACTTCTTCAAATCATTTGTTTGCATTCATTCTAGT GCTGCttctagcgcttcttcagactgctgttGAAGCAAGGCTACTGCTAGCGTTTCTTCATactactgctgaagcaaggctaCTGCTAGCGCTTTTTCAGGCTGCTGTTGAAGCAAGCCTACTTTCAACACTTCTTCAGGCTGATGTTGAAGCAAGGCTGCTGCAACTAGCGCTTCTTTAA